One stretch of Epinephelus lanceolatus isolate andai-2023 chromosome 15, ASM4190304v1, whole genome shotgun sequence DNA includes these proteins:
- the LOC117266589 gene encoding interferon alpha-inducible protein 27, mitochondrial-like isoform X2: MDPGTAAVIGGGFTTAGVAAGSIAAKMMSIAAVANGGGVAAGGLVAGLQAAGAAGLSGAATAAVAGTGAAVGWLTSYFY; the protein is encoded by the exons ATGGACCCTG GCACAGCTGCAGTGATTGGAGGAG GTTTCACCACAGCTGGAGTAGCAGCAGGCTCCATTGCTGCAAAAATGATGTCAATTGCTGCAGTTGCTAACGGAGGAGGAGTGGCAGCAGGGGGTCTGGTGGCTGGTTTGCAGGCAGCAG GTGCAGCTGGTCTGTCAGGAGCTGCCACTGCAGCTGTGGCCGGCACTGGAGCAGCAGTGGGATGGCTCACAAGCTACTTCTACTGA
- the LOC117266589 gene encoding interferon alpha-inducible protein 27-like protein 2A isoform X1 — translation MDPGTAAVIGGAVAVVAAPLVLTGAGFTTAGVAAGSIAAKMMSIAAVANGGGVAAGGLVAGLQAAGAAGLSGAATAAVAGTGAAVGWLTSYFY, via the exons ATGGACCCTG GCACAGCTGCAGTGATTGGAGGAG CAGTTGCTGTGGTTGCAGCTCCTCTTGTTCTGACTGGTGCAGGTTTCACCACAGCTGGAGTAGCAGCAGGCTCCATTGCTGCAAAAATGATGTCAATTGCTGCAGTTGCTAACGGAGGAGGAGTGGCAGCAGGGGGTCTGGTGGCTGGTTTGCAGGCAGCAG GTGCAGCTGGTCTGTCAGGAGCTGCCACTGCAGCTGTGGCCGGCACTGGAGCAGCAGTGGGATGGCTCACAAGCTACTTCTACTGA